A genomic segment from Vicugna pacos chromosome 17, VicPac4, whole genome shotgun sequence encodes:
- the BRPF1 gene encoding peregrin isoform X4 has protein sequence MGVDFDVKTFCHNLRATKPPYECPVETCRKVYKSYSGIEYHLYHYDHDNPPPPQQTPLRKHKKKGRQSRPANKQSPSPSEVSQSPGREVMSYAQAQRMVEVDLHGRVHRISIFDNLDVVSEDEEAPEEAPENGSNKENTETPAATPKPGKHKNKEKRKDSNHHHHHNASASTAPKLPEVVYRELEQDTPDAPPRPTSYYRYIEKSAEELDEEVEYDMDEEDYIWLDIMNERRKTEGVSPIPQEIFEYLMDRLEKESYFESHNKGDPNALVDEDAVCCICNDGECQNSNVILFCDMCNLAVHQECYGVPYIPEGQWLCRRCLQSPSRAVDCALCPNKGGAFKQTDDGRWAHVVCALWIPEVCFANTVFLEPIDSIEHIPPARWKLTCYICKQRGSGACIQCHKANCYTAFHVTCAQQAGLYMKMEPVRETGANGTSFSVRKTAYCDIHTPPGSARRLPALSHSEGEEEEDEEEDEGKSWSSEKVKKAKAKSRIKMKKARKILAEKRAAAPVVSVPCIPPHRLSKITNRLTIQRKSQFMQRLHSYWTLKRQSRNGVPLLRRLQTHLQSQRNCDQVGRDSEDKNWALKEQLKSWQRLRHDLERARLLVELIRKREKLKRETIKVQQIAMEMQLTPFLILLRKTLEQLQEKDTGNIFSEPVPLSEVTELDEVPDYLDHIKKPMDFFTMKQNLEAYRYLNFDDFEEDFNLIVSNCLKYNAKDTIFYRAAVRLREQGGAVLRQARRQAEKMGIDFETGMHIPHSLAGDEAPHHAEDAEEERLVLLENQKHLPVEEQLKLLLERLDEVNASKQSVGRSRRAKMIKKEMTALRRKLAHQREAGRDGPERHGPSSRGSLTPHPAGCDKDGQTDSAAEESSSQETSKGLGPNMSSTPAHEVGRRTSVLFSKKNPKTAGPPKRPGRPPKNRESQMTPSHGGSPVGPPQLPIMGSLRQRKRGRSPRPSSSSDSDSDKSTEDPPMDLPANGFSGGNQPVKKSFLVYRNDCSLPRSSSDSESSSSSSSSAASDRTSTTPSKQGRGKPSFSRGTFPEDSSEDTSGTENEAYSVGTGRGVGHSMVRKSLGRGAGWLSEDEDSPLDALDLVWAKCRGYPSYPALIIDPKMPREGMFHHGVPIPVPPLEVLKLGEQMTQEAREHLYLVLFFDNKRTWQWLPRTKLVPLGVNQDLDKEKMLEGRKSNIRKSVQIAYHRALQHRSKVQGEQSSETSDSD, from the exons ATGGGGGTGGACTTTGACGTGAAGACTTTCTGCCACAACTTGCGGGCAACTAAGCCGCCCTATGAATGCCCAGTGGAGACCTGCCGCAAGGTCTACAAGAGTTACAGCGGTATTGAGTACCACCTGTACCATTATGACCACGACAACCCACCACCCCCACAGCAGACTCCACTCCGCAAGCACAAGAAGAAGGGACGCCAGTCACGCCCGGCCAACAAGCAGTCGCCTAGCCCCTCAGAGGTATCGCAGTCACCCGGCCGTGAGGTGATGAGCTACGCACAGGCCCAGCGCATGGTGGAGGTGGACCTGCACGGCCGCGTCCACCGCATCAGCATCTTTGACAACCTGGATGTGGTGTCAGAGGATGAGGAGGCCCCCGAGGAGGCCCCCGAGAACGGCAGCAATAAGGAGAACACCGAGACGCCGGCTGCTACTCCCAAGCCAGGCAAGCATAAGAACAAGGAGAAGCGCAAGGActccaaccaccaccaccaccacaatgcTTCTGCGAGCACCGCGCCCAAGCTGCCCGAGGTGGTGTACCGCGAGCTGGAGCAGGACACCCCTGACGCCCCGCCCCGGCCGACTTCTTACTACCG GTACATCGAGAAGTCAGCAGAGGAGCTGGATGAGGAGGTGGAGTATGACATGGACGAGGAGGACTACATCTGGCTGGATATCATGAACGAGCGGCGGAAGACGGAGGGTGTGAGTCCCATTCCACAGGAGATCTTTGAGTACTTAATGGACCGGCTGGAGAAAGAGTCCTACTTTGAGAGCCACAATAAAGGCGACCCCAATGCGCTGGTGGATGAGGATGCTGTGTGCTGTATCTGCAATGATGGTGAGTGCCAGAACAGCAACGTCATCCTCTTCTGTGACATGTGCAACCTGGCTGTGCACCAGGAGTGCTACGGTGTCCCCTACATCCCTGAGGGCCAGTGGTTGTGCCGCCGCTGTCTGCAGTCACCCTCCCGTGCTGTGGACTGCGCCTTGTGCCCCAACAAGGGTGGTGCCTTCAAGCAGACAGATGATGGGCGCTGGGCCCATGTGGTGTGCGCCCTGTGGATCCCTGAGGTCTGCTTTGCCAACACGGTCTTCCTGGAGCCCATCGACAGCATTGAGCACATCCCACCAGCTCGCTGGAAGCTGACCTGCTACATTTGCAAACAGCGGGGCTCAGGGGCCTGCATCCAGTGCCACAAGGCCAACTGCTACACAGCCTTCCATGTGACATGTGCCCAGCAGGCCGGCCTTTACATGAAGATGGAGCCTGTGCGGGAGACAGGTGCTAATGGTACCTCCTTCAGCGTCCGCAAGACTGCCTACTGCGACATCCACACCCCCCCAGGGTCAGCACGCCGCCTGCCTGCCCTGTCCCACagtgagggggaggaggaggaggatgaggaggaggatgagggtaAGAGCTGGAGCTCAGAGAAGGTCAAGAAAGCCAAGGCCAAGTCCCGGATCAAGATGAAGAAGGCGAGGAAGATCCTGGCAGAGAAGCGGGCGGCGGCACCTGTGGTGTCTGTGCCCTGCATCCCGCCACACAG GCTCAGTAAAATCACTAACCGCCTGACCATCCAAAGGAAGAGCCAGTTCATGCAGAGGCTGCACAGCTACTGGACGCTGAAGCGGCAGTCACGGAACGGGGTCCCACTGCTGCGTCGCCTGCAGACGCACCTGCAGTCTCAGAGGAACTGTGACCAAGTCGGG AGAGATTCTGAGGATAAGAACTGGGCCCTCAAAGAACAGCTTAAGTCCTGGCAGCGGCTTCGGCACGACCTGGAGCGAGCACGGCTGCTGGTGGAGCTGATCCGCAAGCGGGAGAAACTCAAAAGGGAGACG ATCAAGGTCCAGCAGATCGCCATGGAGATGCAGCTGACCCCGTTCCTCATCCTCCTTCGAAAAACCTTGGAGCAACTCCAAGAGAAGGATACAGGCAACATCTTCAGCGAGCCGGTCCCTCTGTCTGAGGTAACCGAATTGGACGAA GTGCCTGACTACCTAGACCACATCAAAAAGCCTATGGACTTTTTCACCATGAAGCAGAACTTGGAGGCTTACCGCTACCTGAACTTTGATGATTTTGAGGAGGACTTCAACCTCATCGTCAGCAACTGCCTCAAGTATAATGCCAAGGACACCATCTTCTACCGGGCAGCAGTGCGGCTCCGTGAGCAGGGTGGTGCTGTGCTCCGCCAGGCCCGGCGCCAGGCAGAAAAAATGGGCATTGACTTTGAGACGGGCATGCATATCCCCCACAGCCTGGCCGGAGACGAGGCCCCACACCATGCCGAAGATG cagaGGAAGAGAGGCTGGTCTTACTGGAGAACCAAAAGCACCTGCCAGTGGAAGAGCAGCTGAAGCTGTTGCTCGAGCGGCTGGATGAGGTGAATGCCAGCAAGCAGAGCGTGGGCCGCTCACGGCGTGCAAAGATGATCAAGAAAGAGATGACGGCCTTGCGGCGGAAGCTTGCCCACCAGCGGGAAGCTGGACGGGATGGGCCTGAGCGGCATGGCCCCTCCAGCCGGGGCAGCCTGACACCCCACCCAGCAGGCTGTGACAAGGACGGGCAGACGGACAGTGCCGCCGAGGAGAGCAGCAGCCAGGAGACAAGCAAAG gccTGGGTCCCAACATGTCCTCAACCCCCGCACATGAGGTGGGCAGGAGAACCTCAGTTCTGTTCTCCAAAAAGAACCCGAAGACAGCTGGACCGCCCAAGAGGCCGGGCCGGCCCCCCAAAAACCGGGAGAGCCAGATGACCCCCAGCCACGGAGGCAGTCCTGTGGGGCCCCCCCAGCTCCCCATCATGGGCTCCCTGCGTCAGCGCAAGCGGGGTAGGAGCCCTCGGCCCAGTTCGAGTTCAGACAGCGACAGTGATAAATCCACAGAAGACCCCCCAATGG ACTTACCAGCCAACGGCTTCAGCGGTGGAAACCAGCCAGTAAAGAAGAGTTTCTTGGTATACCGTAATGACTGCAGCCTTCCCCGGAGCAGCTCCGACTCTGagtccagcagcagcagcagcagcagcgctgCCTCAGACCGGACCAG CACAACACCCTCAAAACAAGGCCGGGGCAAGCCCTCCTTCTCTCGGGGCACATTCCCAGAGGACAGCAGTGAAGACACCTCAGGCACTGAGAATGAGGCCTACTCCGTGGGCACTGGCCGCGGCGTGGGCCACAGCA TGGTGAGGAAGAGTCTGGGCCGGGGAGCTGGCTGGCTGTCAGAGGATGAGGACTCCCCCCTGGATGCTCTGGACCTGGTGTGGGCCAAATGCCGAGGGTATCCATCGTACCCAGCTCTG ATCATTGATCCAAAGATGCCCCGGGAAGGTATGTTCCACCATGGGGTTCCCATCCCTGTGCCCCCACTGGAGGTGCTGAAACTTGGGGAACAAATGACCCAGGAAGCCCGAGAGCATCTCTACCTCGTCCTCTTCTTTGACAACAAGCGAACCTG GCAGTGGCTGCCCAGGACTAAGCTGGTTCCTCTGGGTGTGAACCAGGATCTCGACAAGGAGAAGATGCTGGAAGGCCGCAAATCCAACATCCGCAAGTCAGTACAGATTGCCTACCACAGGGCTCTGCAGCACCGCAGCAAGGTGCAGGGCGAGCAGAGCAGTGAGACCAGCGATAGTGATTGA
- the BRPF1 gene encoding peregrin isoform X8 — MGVDFDVKTFCHNLRATKPPYECPVETCRKVYKSYSGIEYHLYHYDHDNPPPPQQTPLRKHKKKGRQSRPANKQSPSPSEVSQSPGREVMSYAQAQRMVEVDLHGRVHRISIFDNLDVVSEDEEAPEEAPENGSNKENTETPAATPKPGKHKNKEKRKDSNHHHHHNASASTAPKLPEVVYRELEQDTPDAPPRPTSYYRYIEKSAEELDEEVEYDMDEEDYIWLDIMNERRKTEGVSPIPQEIFEYLMDRLEKESYFESHNKGDPNALVDEDAVCCICNDGECQNSNVILFCDMCNLAVHQECYGVPYIPEGQWLCRRCLQSPSRAVDCALCPNKGGAFKQTDDGRWAHVVCALWIPEVCFANTVFLEPIDSIEHIPPARWKLTCYICKQRGSGACIQCHKANCYTAFHVTCAQQAGLYMKMEPVRETGANGTSFSVRKTAYCDIHTPPGSARRLPALSHSEGEEEEDEEEDEGKSWSSEKVKKAKAKSRIKMKKARKILAEKRAAAPVVSVPCIPPHRLSKITNRLTIQRKSQFMQRLHSYWTLKRQSRNGVPLLRRLQTHLQSQRNCDQVGRDSEDKNWALKEQLKSWQRLRHDLERARLLVELIRKREKLKRETIKVQQIAMEMQLTPFLILLRKTLEQLQEKDTGNIFSEPVPLSEVPDYLDHIKKPMDFFTMKQNLEAYRYLNFDDFEEDFNLIVSNCLKYNAKDTIFYRAAVRLREQGGAVLRQARRQAEKMGIDFETGMHIPHSLAGDEAPHHAEDAAEEERLVLLENQKHLPVEEQLKLLLERLDEVNASKQSVGRSRRAKMIKKEMTALRRKLAHQREAGRDGPERHGPSSRGSLTPHPAGCDKDGQTDSAAEESSSQETSKDLPANGFSGGNQPVKKSFLVYRNDCSLPRSSSDSESSSSSSSSAASDRTSTTPSKQGRGKPSFSRGTFPEDSSEDTSGTENEAYSVGTGRGVGHSMVRKSLGRGAGWLSEDEDSPLDALDLVWAKCRGYPSYPALIIDPKMPREGMFHHGVPIPVPPLEVLKLGEQMTQEAREHLYLVLFFDNKRTWQWLPRTKLVPLGVNQDLDKEKMLEGRKSNIRKSVQIAYHRALQHRSKVQGEQSSETSDSD; from the exons ATGGGGGTGGACTTTGACGTGAAGACTTTCTGCCACAACTTGCGGGCAACTAAGCCGCCCTATGAATGCCCAGTGGAGACCTGCCGCAAGGTCTACAAGAGTTACAGCGGTATTGAGTACCACCTGTACCATTATGACCACGACAACCCACCACCCCCACAGCAGACTCCACTCCGCAAGCACAAGAAGAAGGGACGCCAGTCACGCCCGGCCAACAAGCAGTCGCCTAGCCCCTCAGAGGTATCGCAGTCACCCGGCCGTGAGGTGATGAGCTACGCACAGGCCCAGCGCATGGTGGAGGTGGACCTGCACGGCCGCGTCCACCGCATCAGCATCTTTGACAACCTGGATGTGGTGTCAGAGGATGAGGAGGCCCCCGAGGAGGCCCCCGAGAACGGCAGCAATAAGGAGAACACCGAGACGCCGGCTGCTACTCCCAAGCCAGGCAAGCATAAGAACAAGGAGAAGCGCAAGGActccaaccaccaccaccaccacaatgcTTCTGCGAGCACCGCGCCCAAGCTGCCCGAGGTGGTGTACCGCGAGCTGGAGCAGGACACCCCTGACGCCCCGCCCCGGCCGACTTCTTACTACCG GTACATCGAGAAGTCAGCAGAGGAGCTGGATGAGGAGGTGGAGTATGACATGGACGAGGAGGACTACATCTGGCTGGATATCATGAACGAGCGGCGGAAGACGGAGGGTGTGAGTCCCATTCCACAGGAGATCTTTGAGTACTTAATGGACCGGCTGGAGAAAGAGTCCTACTTTGAGAGCCACAATAAAGGCGACCCCAATGCGCTGGTGGATGAGGATGCTGTGTGCTGTATCTGCAATGATGGTGAGTGCCAGAACAGCAACGTCATCCTCTTCTGTGACATGTGCAACCTGGCTGTGCACCAGGAGTGCTACGGTGTCCCCTACATCCCTGAGGGCCAGTGGTTGTGCCGCCGCTGTCTGCAGTCACCCTCCCGTGCTGTGGACTGCGCCTTGTGCCCCAACAAGGGTGGTGCCTTCAAGCAGACAGATGATGGGCGCTGGGCCCATGTGGTGTGCGCCCTGTGGATCCCTGAGGTCTGCTTTGCCAACACGGTCTTCCTGGAGCCCATCGACAGCATTGAGCACATCCCACCAGCTCGCTGGAAGCTGACCTGCTACATTTGCAAACAGCGGGGCTCAGGGGCCTGCATCCAGTGCCACAAGGCCAACTGCTACACAGCCTTCCATGTGACATGTGCCCAGCAGGCCGGCCTTTACATGAAGATGGAGCCTGTGCGGGAGACAGGTGCTAATGGTACCTCCTTCAGCGTCCGCAAGACTGCCTACTGCGACATCCACACCCCCCCAGGGTCAGCACGCCGCCTGCCTGCCCTGTCCCACagtgagggggaggaggaggaggatgaggaggaggatgagggtaAGAGCTGGAGCTCAGAGAAGGTCAAGAAAGCCAAGGCCAAGTCCCGGATCAAGATGAAGAAGGCGAGGAAGATCCTGGCAGAGAAGCGGGCGGCGGCACCTGTGGTGTCTGTGCCCTGCATCCCGCCACACAG GCTCAGTAAAATCACTAACCGCCTGACCATCCAAAGGAAGAGCCAGTTCATGCAGAGGCTGCACAGCTACTGGACGCTGAAGCGGCAGTCACGGAACGGGGTCCCACTGCTGCGTCGCCTGCAGACGCACCTGCAGTCTCAGAGGAACTGTGACCAAGTCGGG AGAGATTCTGAGGATAAGAACTGGGCCCTCAAAGAACAGCTTAAGTCCTGGCAGCGGCTTCGGCACGACCTGGAGCGAGCACGGCTGCTGGTGGAGCTGATCCGCAAGCGGGAGAAACTCAAAAGGGAGACG ATCAAGGTCCAGCAGATCGCCATGGAGATGCAGCTGACCCCGTTCCTCATCCTCCTTCGAAAAACCTTGGAGCAACTCCAAGAGAAGGATACAGGCAACATCTTCAGCGAGCCGGTCCCTCTGTCTGAG GTGCCTGACTACCTAGACCACATCAAAAAGCCTATGGACTTTTTCACCATGAAGCAGAACTTGGAGGCTTACCGCTACCTGAACTTTGATGATTTTGAGGAGGACTTCAACCTCATCGTCAGCAACTGCCTCAAGTATAATGCCAAGGACACCATCTTCTACCGGGCAGCAGTGCGGCTCCGTGAGCAGGGTGGTGCTGTGCTCCGCCAGGCCCGGCGCCAGGCAGAAAAAATGGGCATTGACTTTGAGACGGGCATGCATATCCCCCACAGCCTGGCCGGAGACGAGGCCCCACACCATGCCGAAGATG cagcagaGGAAGAGAGGCTGGTCTTACTGGAGAACCAAAAGCACCTGCCAGTGGAAGAGCAGCTGAAGCTGTTGCTCGAGCGGCTGGATGAGGTGAATGCCAGCAAGCAGAGCGTGGGCCGCTCACGGCGTGCAAAGATGATCAAGAAAGAGATGACGGCCTTGCGGCGGAAGCTTGCCCACCAGCGGGAAGCTGGACGGGATGGGCCTGAGCGGCATGGCCCCTCCAGCCGGGGCAGCCTGACACCCCACCCAGCAGGCTGTGACAAGGACGGGCAGACGGACAGTGCCGCCGAGGAGAGCAGCAGCCAGGAGACAAGCAAAG ACTTACCAGCCAACGGCTTCAGCGGTGGAAACCAGCCAGTAAAGAAGAGTTTCTTGGTATACCGTAATGACTGCAGCCTTCCCCGGAGCAGCTCCGACTCTGagtccagcagcagcagcagcagcagcgctgCCTCAGACCGGACCAG CACAACACCCTCAAAACAAGGCCGGGGCAAGCCCTCCTTCTCTCGGGGCACATTCCCAGAGGACAGCAGTGAAGACACCTCAGGCACTGAGAATGAGGCCTACTCCGTGGGCACTGGCCGCGGCGTGGGCCACAGCA TGGTGAGGAAGAGTCTGGGCCGGGGAGCTGGCTGGCTGTCAGAGGATGAGGACTCCCCCCTGGATGCTCTGGACCTGGTGTGGGCCAAATGCCGAGGGTATCCATCGTACCCAGCTCTG ATCATTGATCCAAAGATGCCCCGGGAAGGTATGTTCCACCATGGGGTTCCCATCCCTGTGCCCCCACTGGAGGTGCTGAAACTTGGGGAACAAATGACCCAGGAAGCCCGAGAGCATCTCTACCTCGTCCTCTTCTTTGACAACAAGCGAACCTG GCAGTGGCTGCCCAGGACTAAGCTGGTTCCTCTGGGTGTGAACCAGGATCTCGACAAGGAGAAGATGCTGGAAGGCCGCAAATCCAACATCCGCAAGTCAGTACAGATTGCCTACCACAGGGCTCTGCAGCACCGCAGCAAGGTGCAGGGCGAGCAGAGCAGTGAGACCAGCGATAGTGATTGA
- the BRPF1 gene encoding peregrin isoform X6, with product MGVDFDVKTFCHNLRATKPPYECPVETCRKVYKSYSGIEYHLYHYDHDNPPPPQQTPLRKHKKKGRQSRPANKQSPSPSEVSQSPGREVMSYAQAQRMVEVDLHGRVHRISIFDNLDVVSEDEEAPEEAPENGSNKENTETPAATPKPGKHKNKEKRKDSNHHHHHNASASTAPKLPEVVYRELEQDTPDAPPRPTSYYRYIEKSAEELDEEVEYDMDEEDYIWLDIMNERRKTEGVSPIPQEIFEYLMDRLEKESYFESHNKGDPNALVDEDAVCCICNDGECQNSNVILFCDMCNLAVHQECYGVPYIPEGQWLCRRCLQSPSRAVDCALCPNKGGAFKQTDDGRWAHVVCALWIPEVCFANTVFLEPIDSIEHIPPARWKLTCYICKQRGSGACIQCHKANCYTAFHVTCAQQAGLYMKMEPVRETGANGTSFSVRKTAYCDIHTPPGSARRLPALSHSEGEEEEDEEEDEGKSWSSEKVKKAKAKSRIKMKKARKILAEKRAAAPVVSVPCIPPHRLSKITNRLTIQRKSQFMQRLHSYWTLKRQSRNGVPLLRRLQTHLQSQRNCDQVGRDSEDKNWALKEQLKSWQRLRHDLERARLLVELIRKREKLKRETIKVQQIAMEMQLTPFLILLRKTLEQLQEKDTGNIFSEPVPLSEVPDYLDHIKKPMDFFTMKQNLEAYRYLNFDDFEEDFNLIVSNCLKYNAKDTIFYRAAVRLREQGGAVLRQARRQAEKMGIDFETGMHIPHSLAGDEAPHHAEDAEEERLVLLENQKHLPVEEQLKLLLERLDEVNASKQSVGRSRRAKMIKKEMTALRRKLAHQREAGRDGPERHGPSSRGSLTPHPAGCDKDGQTDSAAEESSSQETSKGLGPNMSSTPAHEVGRRTSVLFSKKNPKTAGPPKRPGRPPKNRESQMTPSHGGSPVGPPQLPIMGSLRQRKRGRSPRPSSSSDSDSDKSTEDPPMDLPANGFSGGNQPVKKSFLVYRNDCSLPRSSSDSESSSSSSSSAASDRTSTTPSKQGRGKPSFSRGTFPEDSSEDTSGTENEAYSVGTGRGVGHSMVRKSLGRGAGWLSEDEDSPLDALDLVWAKCRGYPSYPALIIDPKMPREGMFHHGVPIPVPPLEVLKLGEQMTQEAREHLYLVLFFDNKRTWQWLPRTKLVPLGVNQDLDKEKMLEGRKSNIRKSVQIAYHRALQHRSKVQGEQSSETSDSD from the exons ATGGGGGTGGACTTTGACGTGAAGACTTTCTGCCACAACTTGCGGGCAACTAAGCCGCCCTATGAATGCCCAGTGGAGACCTGCCGCAAGGTCTACAAGAGTTACAGCGGTATTGAGTACCACCTGTACCATTATGACCACGACAACCCACCACCCCCACAGCAGACTCCACTCCGCAAGCACAAGAAGAAGGGACGCCAGTCACGCCCGGCCAACAAGCAGTCGCCTAGCCCCTCAGAGGTATCGCAGTCACCCGGCCGTGAGGTGATGAGCTACGCACAGGCCCAGCGCATGGTGGAGGTGGACCTGCACGGCCGCGTCCACCGCATCAGCATCTTTGACAACCTGGATGTGGTGTCAGAGGATGAGGAGGCCCCCGAGGAGGCCCCCGAGAACGGCAGCAATAAGGAGAACACCGAGACGCCGGCTGCTACTCCCAAGCCAGGCAAGCATAAGAACAAGGAGAAGCGCAAGGActccaaccaccaccaccaccacaatgcTTCTGCGAGCACCGCGCCCAAGCTGCCCGAGGTGGTGTACCGCGAGCTGGAGCAGGACACCCCTGACGCCCCGCCCCGGCCGACTTCTTACTACCG GTACATCGAGAAGTCAGCAGAGGAGCTGGATGAGGAGGTGGAGTATGACATGGACGAGGAGGACTACATCTGGCTGGATATCATGAACGAGCGGCGGAAGACGGAGGGTGTGAGTCCCATTCCACAGGAGATCTTTGAGTACTTAATGGACCGGCTGGAGAAAGAGTCCTACTTTGAGAGCCACAATAAAGGCGACCCCAATGCGCTGGTGGATGAGGATGCTGTGTGCTGTATCTGCAATGATGGTGAGTGCCAGAACAGCAACGTCATCCTCTTCTGTGACATGTGCAACCTGGCTGTGCACCAGGAGTGCTACGGTGTCCCCTACATCCCTGAGGGCCAGTGGTTGTGCCGCCGCTGTCTGCAGTCACCCTCCCGTGCTGTGGACTGCGCCTTGTGCCCCAACAAGGGTGGTGCCTTCAAGCAGACAGATGATGGGCGCTGGGCCCATGTGGTGTGCGCCCTGTGGATCCCTGAGGTCTGCTTTGCCAACACGGTCTTCCTGGAGCCCATCGACAGCATTGAGCACATCCCACCAGCTCGCTGGAAGCTGACCTGCTACATTTGCAAACAGCGGGGCTCAGGGGCCTGCATCCAGTGCCACAAGGCCAACTGCTACACAGCCTTCCATGTGACATGTGCCCAGCAGGCCGGCCTTTACATGAAGATGGAGCCTGTGCGGGAGACAGGTGCTAATGGTACCTCCTTCAGCGTCCGCAAGACTGCCTACTGCGACATCCACACCCCCCCAGGGTCAGCACGCCGCCTGCCTGCCCTGTCCCACagtgagggggaggaggaggaggatgaggaggaggatgagggtaAGAGCTGGAGCTCAGAGAAGGTCAAGAAAGCCAAGGCCAAGTCCCGGATCAAGATGAAGAAGGCGAGGAAGATCCTGGCAGAGAAGCGGGCGGCGGCACCTGTGGTGTCTGTGCCCTGCATCCCGCCACACAG GCTCAGTAAAATCACTAACCGCCTGACCATCCAAAGGAAGAGCCAGTTCATGCAGAGGCTGCACAGCTACTGGACGCTGAAGCGGCAGTCACGGAACGGGGTCCCACTGCTGCGTCGCCTGCAGACGCACCTGCAGTCTCAGAGGAACTGTGACCAAGTCGGG AGAGATTCTGAGGATAAGAACTGGGCCCTCAAAGAACAGCTTAAGTCCTGGCAGCGGCTTCGGCACGACCTGGAGCGAGCACGGCTGCTGGTGGAGCTGATCCGCAAGCGGGAGAAACTCAAAAGGGAGACG ATCAAGGTCCAGCAGATCGCCATGGAGATGCAGCTGACCCCGTTCCTCATCCTCCTTCGAAAAACCTTGGAGCAACTCCAAGAGAAGGATACAGGCAACATCTTCAGCGAGCCGGTCCCTCTGTCTGAG GTGCCTGACTACCTAGACCACATCAAAAAGCCTATGGACTTTTTCACCATGAAGCAGAACTTGGAGGCTTACCGCTACCTGAACTTTGATGATTTTGAGGAGGACTTCAACCTCATCGTCAGCAACTGCCTCAAGTATAATGCCAAGGACACCATCTTCTACCGGGCAGCAGTGCGGCTCCGTGAGCAGGGTGGTGCTGTGCTCCGCCAGGCCCGGCGCCAGGCAGAAAAAATGGGCATTGACTTTGAGACGGGCATGCATATCCCCCACAGCCTGGCCGGAGACGAGGCCCCACACCATGCCGAAGATG cagaGGAAGAGAGGCTGGTCTTACTGGAGAACCAAAAGCACCTGCCAGTGGAAGAGCAGCTGAAGCTGTTGCTCGAGCGGCTGGATGAGGTGAATGCCAGCAAGCAGAGCGTGGGCCGCTCACGGCGTGCAAAGATGATCAAGAAAGAGATGACGGCCTTGCGGCGGAAGCTTGCCCACCAGCGGGAAGCTGGACGGGATGGGCCTGAGCGGCATGGCCCCTCCAGCCGGGGCAGCCTGACACCCCACCCAGCAGGCTGTGACAAGGACGGGCAGACGGACAGTGCCGCCGAGGAGAGCAGCAGCCAGGAGACAAGCAAAG gccTGGGTCCCAACATGTCCTCAACCCCCGCACATGAGGTGGGCAGGAGAACCTCAGTTCTGTTCTCCAAAAAGAACCCGAAGACAGCTGGACCGCCCAAGAGGCCGGGCCGGCCCCCCAAAAACCGGGAGAGCCAGATGACCCCCAGCCACGGAGGCAGTCCTGTGGGGCCCCCCCAGCTCCCCATCATGGGCTCCCTGCGTCAGCGCAAGCGGGGTAGGAGCCCTCGGCCCAGTTCGAGTTCAGACAGCGACAGTGATAAATCCACAGAAGACCCCCCAATGG ACTTACCAGCCAACGGCTTCAGCGGTGGAAACCAGCCAGTAAAGAAGAGTTTCTTGGTATACCGTAATGACTGCAGCCTTCCCCGGAGCAGCTCCGACTCTGagtccagcagcagcagcagcagcagcgctgCCTCAGACCGGACCAG CACAACACCCTCAAAACAAGGCCGGGGCAAGCCCTCCTTCTCTCGGGGCACATTCCCAGAGGACAGCAGTGAAGACACCTCAGGCACTGAGAATGAGGCCTACTCCGTGGGCACTGGCCGCGGCGTGGGCCACAGCA TGGTGAGGAAGAGTCTGGGCCGGGGAGCTGGCTGGCTGTCAGAGGATGAGGACTCCCCCCTGGATGCTCTGGACCTGGTGTGGGCCAAATGCCGAGGGTATCCATCGTACCCAGCTCTG ATCATTGATCCAAAGATGCCCCGGGAAGGTATGTTCCACCATGGGGTTCCCATCCCTGTGCCCCCACTGGAGGTGCTGAAACTTGGGGAACAAATGACCCAGGAAGCCCGAGAGCATCTCTACCTCGTCCTCTTCTTTGACAACAAGCGAACCTG GCAGTGGCTGCCCAGGACTAAGCTGGTTCCTCTGGGTGTGAACCAGGATCTCGACAAGGAGAAGATGCTGGAAGGCCGCAAATCCAACATCCGCAAGTCAGTACAGATTGCCTACCACAGGGCTCTGCAGCACCGCAGCAAGGTGCAGGGCGAGCAGAGCAGTGAGACCAGCGATAGTGATTGA